The genomic segment GGGGGAACTGGGCGGGGGGCGGACGGGCATCCGGTGAGTCTAGCGCGCGTGGGCGCGCACCTTGTGGTCGCGTTCATGGTTGGCGGCTCTGCAACTTTTGCCCGGTTCACGCTGCGGGTGCAGGCGCCATGCTGCCCTGCATATGGGCAGGGTGGTCGGGGTGATCGTGACGGTGCTGGTCCTGGCGGGCGTGGCGTACCTGCTGTGGCCGCTCATTCAGGGCGCGCAGCGGATGGCGGCGCTGATGGCCGAACCCGCTCCGGTGACGGGCAGCCTGCCCAATCCCCTGCCGGGGCAGCGCTTCGTGGACACCTGGGGTGGGGCGCGCAGTCAGGGGCGGCGGCACGAGGGTGTGGACATCTTCGCGCCACGCGGCACGCCGATTCGCGCCACGACGCGCGGCATGGTCGTGAATGTCGGGCCGAACACCCTGGGGGGCCGCACGGTCATGATCCTGGGTCCGGCAGGGCAGCGGCACTACTACGCGCACCTGGAGCGGTACCCGGACCTGAAGCGCGGGGACTGGGTGCAGGCGGGGGACGTGGTGGGCTTCGTGGGGGACAGCGGGAACGCGCGGGGCACGCCGCCGCACCTGCACTACGGGATCTACGCGGGCGGCGGGGCGATCAACCCGTACCCGCTGCTGCGCAACAGGTAGGCCCTCCGGATCTGCGTGGGTACCGGGCGCGGCGACTATCAATCCAGGCCGCGCGGAGGGGACACAGTGGGCTTCATGGCGTCTGTACTGCTGGCTGGCCGGTGACTGTGCCTGGGGGCTGTCGGGGGTCAGCACTCGCCGCCAGTGTCCACAGCAGGATCCGCAGGTATCGAGGAGCCCCCTCACTTCCTCTGGATCAAGCGGACTCTCAGGGCTGCGCGGCCGAGCGGATACCTGAGAACGACCGTGGTGGGCAGCGGAGCCCCGGGGCCTGCTGTGACCTCCCGCGTGTCGCTGAAACCCCCTGTCAGAGGGGCCTGATGGAATGGGGCCGACCCTCATGAGTCAGCTGAAAAGTGAGGTTTTCGTTGTTAACGGCCCCTTAACGTGAGATTTCATACGTTATGAACACAGGAAGCGACCGAAGCGGACGGGGAGGTCCAGCCACGTCGCCCTGCACCGGACATCACCCCTGCAGAACGACGGTCTGCCGGTAGACCCCGTTCCACCCCGACCGCCACCCGGTCACTGGCCGGCCAGACCCTTCTGGCCAACGGAGAAGAAGATGAGGAAACTTGCCCTGCTGGCCCTGTCCACCGTCATGAGCACCGCCGCCGCCGCCACCGTGAGCGGCAGCCAGAGCACCCCGCTGACCGTGAACGTCAAGAACGTCTGCATCACCGCCTACACCACCCCCGGCTGGAACGGCGCGGCCGGCACCGGGCGCGTGTGGGACAAGATCGACCTGGGCACCATCAGCGCCATCAGCAACGCCACCACCAGCAGCAAGCTGGTCATGGCCGTGGACTGCAACTACGACACCGCGCTGAAGATCATCACCCCGACCAGCGTCACCATGACCCGCGCGGACAAGAAGTACGCCTTCAACATCACCACCAACCCCTGGAGCGCCACGAACCCCATGCACATGAGCTTCAGCACCGCCGGGTCCTACGAGCCGGGCATGCTGGGCGGCAAGTACGAGTACTACGAAGTGAAGGCCAGCTTCAAGCTCGGCGGCGCCGGTCAGAACCCCAACGTCGCGTGGACGATCCCCGGCGGCACGTACACCGGCGACATGGTCGTCAAGTTCGAATACAACGAGTAATCCACCCGTGAACGCCACCCGCGCCCCAGGCACCTTCCGATGGGCGCGGGTGGCGTTTCAGCCTCGCCCTCTGCCCGCTGCTGCCGCCCGGCAGCCGTGACCTTCCAGGAGTCCTCCGTGCGTGTACTTGCCCTTCTCTCCCTGCTCTGCGTGGCTCCGCCTGGTGCGGTTCAGGCCGCGCCCGCCGCACCCTGTCAGGTG from the Deinococcus sedimenti genome contains:
- a CDS encoding M23 family metallopeptidase, with the translated sequence MGRVVGVIVTVLVLAGVAYLLWPLIQGAQRMAALMAEPAPVTGSLPNPLPGQRFVDTWGGARSQGRRHEGVDIFAPRGTPIRATTRGMVVNVGPNTLGGRTVMILGPAGQRHYYAHLERYPDLKRGDWVQAGDVVGFVGDSGNARGTPPHLHYGIYAGGGAINPYPLLRNR